In Mastomys coucha isolate ucsf_1 unplaced genomic scaffold, UCSF_Mcou_1 pScaffold5, whole genome shotgun sequence, one genomic interval encodes:
- the Tmem102 gene encoding transmembrane protein 102: MASTVWGGAPWWGPPPPAPARPLTDIDFCSGAQLQELTQLIQELGVQESWIEGPNPGADLLRAKDFVFSLLGLVHRQDPRFPSQAELLLLRGGIREGSLDLGHAPLGPYSRGPHYDAGFTLLVPVFSLDGTGPELLLDLESCSAWLRLPELMSGILVREAWQDCLGPPVPEESDRIHQTHTKESPTDRDNSVDQSYDHVPEPEPHMSLQKSSSDLSGSPLSFNDITNLETPEPLETLSSDALEADGSPVPKPSEAPKAWPTLCPTQVTSWFFVKLAEVAESLIPVPGAPRLVHAARHAGVTTVLLATPEPPRRLLLFDLIPVVTVTGWPDTARSHSWAGPLVSESTSFYLVPGSLPEQQGTSGWQLCFARQELALKARIPAPLLQAHAAAQALLRPLVAGTRAAAPYLLRTLLYWACERLPALYLARPENAGACCLGLLDELSRVLEAGELPHYFLNGRKLRVGDGSAALRGALAQLRGDPAQALREAVEEAKVARKGGGLAGVGGGTH, from the exons ATGGCTTCCACCGTCTGGGGGGGTGCCCCCTGGTGGGGTCCAccgcccccagccccagcccgGCCTCTTACCGACATAGACTTCTGCTCTGGCGCGCAGCTGCAGGAGCTCACTCAGTTGATTCAGGAACTGGGTGTTCAGGAGAGTTGGATTGAAGGGCCCAACCCTGGGGCTGACCTTCTCCGAGCCAAGGATTTTGTCTTCTCTCTACTCG gtCTAGTTCACCGCCAGGACCCTCGTTTTCCATCCCAGGCAGAACTCTTGCTGCTTCGCGGTGGCATTCGCGAAGGTTCCCTAGATTTAGGGCACGCCCCCTTAGGTCCCTACTCCCGGGGACCTCATTATGATGCCGGCTTTACACTCCTTGTGCCTGTGTTCTCTCTGGATGGCACTGGGCCCGAGCTGCTACTGGATCTGGAATCCTGTTCTGCATGGCTCCGCCTTCCAGAACTGATGAGCGGAATTTTGGTCCGGGAGGCTTGGCAGGATTGCCTGGGACCTCCCGTCCCAGAAGAAAGTGATAGGATTCACCAAACCCATACCAAAGAGAGTCCCACCGACCGGGACAACTCTGTAGATCAGTCATATGATCATGTCCCTGAACCCGAGCCTCACATGTCTTTGCAAAAATCGTCTAGTGATCTTTCAGGGTCCCCATTGTCTTTTAATGACATCACCAATCTTGAAACTCCTGAACCATTGGAAACACTGAGTAGTGACGCTTTGGAAGCCGACGGAAGCCCAGTCCCAAAGCCATCGGAGGCTCCAAAGGCATGGCCCACATTATGCCCGACCCAAGTAACTTCATGGTTCTTCGTTAAGTTGGCTGAGGTGGCTGAGTCCCTGATCCCGGTCCCAGGCGCCCCACGGCTAGTTCATGCAGCTCGCCACGCGGGTGTCACCACGGTTCTCCTGGCAACTCCAGAGCCCCCACGCCGCCTCCTGCTCTTCGACTTGATCCCGGTGGTGACCGTGACAGGCTGGCCTGACACGGCTCGGAGCCACTCGTGGGCGGGTCCACTGGTCTCTGAATCGACCTCTTTCTACCTAGTGCCGGGCAGTCTCCCGGAGCAGCAGGGCACCTCTGGATGGCAGCTGTGCTTCGCCCGCCAGGAGCTGGCGCTCAAAGCGCGCATCCCCGCGCCGCTGCTTCAGGCACACGCGGCGGCCCAGGCGCTGCTGCGCCCGCTGGTGGCGGGGACCCGAGCCGCTGCGCCCTACCTCCTGCGGACCTTGCTCTACTGGGCGTGCGAGCGGCTCCCGGCGCTCTACCTCGCGCGGCCGGAAAATGCCGGCGCTTGTTGCCTGGGGCTACTGGATGAGCTGAGCCGAGTGCTAGAGGCCGGGGAGCTGCCTCATTATTTTTTGAACGGCCGAAAGCTCCGTGTGGGAGACGGCTCCGCTGCTCTGCGCGGGGCATTGGCCCAGCTCCGCGGGGACCCTGCACAGGCCCTGCGTGAGGCTGTAGAGGAAGCCAAGGTTGCCCGCAAAGGGGGCGGTTTAGCGGGCGTAGGGGGCGGGACCCATTAA